Part of the Hirundo rustica isolate bHirRus1 chromosome 3, bHirRus1.pri.v3, whole genome shotgun sequence genome, CCCTGATTGACTTTTCTATAGTACATTTTGATGACATGTTCTTGTCTCGAGCGGCTCTCCATAGTCTGCATCTAGTTGAAAATAAGTGGTGAAATAAGTGGTGTGTTAGATGCTGAGATCTCTTGCTGGATCTGTCACAGGTCCAGTACTGTGAGTGTCATTTAAAATCCAAATGACACAACAGAAATGTTGTGAGAGCAGATTTACATGTGCCCAAGGATGTCTCTGGGCACTAAGGCAAACTGACGACTGGTCTCCATCTCTTTTAAGAAGTCCTTTTACTCTGGTGCTGCCTGCAAATGCTCTGTTGGGAATGGTCTCTGATGACCACATGATGGCTAGGAAATGTCCGTGTTAGCTGCTCAACATGGGCTGGatctgtgccagacatgctTTAGCTGTTTCTTACTTGGAAAGTCATAGTCAGGTCCCTAAATTTTCTTGAGCTTGCCCATGATtttgggagaaggaagaggtcAGATGGTCCCAGGCattccaggcagggctgtgctcagtgcaggcaggagctgacTGCATCACAGCCTGCTTGCAGAGAGGCTGTCCAAGTCCTGCCTCTGTGTTAAGCATCCTTCTCTAATCCAGTCTTATCTCCCTAGGGTTGGCTCCTAACCCATTCAGAATCCTTCACGTACCACTACTGCCCACAGCTCCGTGGGGAACAGCTCCATGCATCTGACAAGAGGACAGAGGTGCTGGCTGGGATTCAGGAATGTGGTATGAGCCAGACTAGTGCTCAAGAGGAGCAATTTCTCTTCCCAGACTGGCACAAAGCCACTCAGGAGTAAGTGTCCTTTCCCAAAAATTGTTCAACAAGGGAGCCAGAACTTGAACATCAGCATCCCCTGGGGACTGCTGTTACTGCAGGTCCCTGTGCTGCACTGTGGGAGCTCTGTGGCACCCCCATCCCTCATGAGGAGCCAGTGGCACTGGGGAACCACTTTGAGCTCCACCTACACTTTTTGGGCCACCACCTGTTGGGGTTCAGGCCCCACCCCAGGACATGCTGGGCATCCCTGCTGGGGTGGCGGCTGCATTTGGTGGGAGCttctctggggctgcagggcttggTGTCTGGCtgggcctcctcctcctcctccttctcctccctgaaGGAGCCTGTCTGAACCACAGCCAAAACTTAACACAACTGTCAGCTCAAATCCATGTGTTCTCTGAGCCAAAGcaccaacacagaaaaaaacccctctgtgtTTCTTGTTGGGTCTGTAGGAATTCAATTGCCAGCACATATCGCTTCCAGCAGACACAGTGCAGCTTGACCTGTTCTTACAGACAACAGAAGTTGAATTTAGGAGCCCTAATAATTGCAGCAATCTGGTCATAAATAAATTACAGGGCAACAATTATCTACTGAAATTTTTAGCTTAGAGAAGCCATTGAAATTTTTAGATTAGAGAAGCTTTCTTTTCATGGATGAAAAATGAATtagtgaaataaattatttgctgCAAATTATTCTTTCTGCTCCTGTTGTTTGCTGATCTGATACATCTGATACAAAACATTCATCAAGCAAGCCTGTGTCACTCTTTTCAGTTACAAAAACAAGGGTTTAATTCATTATGATTTCCCTGACCGTTCTTTGGATCATTTACATTTGCCCAAGTGGATTGAAAATGCTACCAGATCTCTAACATTTCACAGGCACACTGAAAGGTGTAAAGAACTCTGAAAAGGTGCAAGACGAGGGAGAATAAAGCACAAGGATTTTCGCAGCCGCACTAAGTAAAGTCTTTATAAGGACTGATCTGGCATTTCAAAAATAGTTTCTTCTCAACCTTTTGAGAATGTGCTGAGATTTATCATCTGAAAGGAGCTGATTTCACCTTTCAAACAGAACAATGTCCTGTGCGTCTTTTTGAAGGTATTTGTTCTGTAAAATGGccggggaaggggaagggggggtggtggggagaAAAGCCTTTTTGGAAACAAAGGTTTCTGTGTTGGTCATGCTGGACCCTGCACTGATTTTGTATCATTACCTAGAGAAAACCCAAAAGGTCGCTGGAATGAATTGTTGATCAAAGAAAGTAGGATCTGAGATGGTTAAATCTGAGGATTTAAATCTACAGAACATGTTTCCCTATGCTCATGCAGCGTGACAAAATTTGAAGACTAACTTTTCCAGatcttgattttgttttgcaagATTGGATAAGTAATCCCATCTACATTTTCCCCTGTGCAAGCATGTCACTGCTATTGGCATCTTAAGATTTATTTTGCTAGAATCAAGTTAGTTAATAAGCAGGAAAGCCACAGGTGAGTAATTATTTATTGATGAACCCAAAAAACGGAGGGTTTTTCCAGGTCTCCAAAGTATTTCTTTTGTCACAATAAGCTTGCGAGTCTCAGTAAATTTATAtgtgcctgggaaaaaaaattcaagggaCTTCTTGTATTATGCCTAAACTATGCAGCACACTCAGGGGCACATGAAGGTGACACTGGCCTCCAGAGATTCACAGTATGACTCGGGTGTAAACTAATAGATACTACTCTCCTCCTGGGACctgattttcccttttcctgggtATGGGATGCTATGAGCACATTCCATGTCAAGATGAGGTCGGGTGCACCTCCTGTTAATCACCCATAAGCTTCTGAGACAGTGGAGCAGGAACACTGTGTCCTCACCAGGGTCCCCCTCGCTGTGTGACACCAGCGGGAGGACAGCAGGCACATCACAGGTCTCACCTTTCTCCCAGAATGGACACAAGCTTGGAGAAGCAAACAGTCAGCTGGATTTGcccctctctcttcccctctaTCAAGAAGCTTTTCAGAAGCCTGTAAACTGGAAAAGATCTTAACTTGCTGGTACAGATCATTCTGCTGTGGCCAGAAACAACTTATGAACTGTAGGTTTTCCTGGACCCACTAAAATGGACTGTAGACTCAGATTTAATGATTTGAAAGCGGGGTGGTAGATTTTCTGTGTGTAGAGGTCTAGGGAAAAATGTTAATCAAATCCTGGaattcagagaaaacaaagttaaaaggaaattcttgttattctgcttttaaagagCTGGATGTAGCACAAAGTTCTGCTTCTGGTAAGGAGCAGCCACTGAGAAATCATCATAGATGTGAATTCCTCAAACCCTCCTCAGGCTCAGCTGACTACAGGTCACAGAAACGTGCCTAAAACTGAGGACCCAGAGCTTTGGGAAACATACACAGAGGGCAGGGGAAGTTTTGCTCCGCATCTGCAACAGAAACTTTATGGTCTCTGCTTCTTTCTCAAAGACACCAGTACAAATGAGATTAACTCAATGTCCTGACACAGGACAGAGATGCTCTAGAGTTGCTCCAGTCCCACTTGAGGGTAAGATTTATGCCATACATTTATTCCCAAAACACAGTATTACTTCATCTGGTTTCTGCCTGGAGAAAATGTTTATgtgtctctctgcagctctgaatgACTTTATACCCTATTAAGCTTTCCATgtgataaaaacaaacaaacaaaaatgtttgaaaaactCCTTAAAGTTCCTGGCAGTATAGAAACACATCACTGTACCACTGGGCAGGCGTATAAATAGCTGAGAAGTGCTTTCCGTGCATCTAgtgctttgctgtgtttcaccaGGAGAGGGTAGAGTTTGGAAAGggctcctggcagcacaggctCCCTATTGTGCTGGGAAACAGCGAAGGGAAAACAAGCACAAGTTTCTCCTCTGCCTGTTTGCACCGACTGACTATGTGCGAGAGTCAGCAGATGAACTCTGGAAGACCTTAAAGTAAACAGAAAAcggaaagagaaaggaaattcagcagcagctttctaGGGAAATCTGTGGAATCGAAGGGAGAAGGCGCGGCAGTCCCCGTGGGCTCACCCTGCCGGCTGTGTCTCTGAGCGCTGTCACTCACTGCACGTTGCGTTAATCAGAGCTCAGGATTTATTTCTCTGCCGTGACTTCCAAGCTGTGAATAGATATGACTTGTAGAGAGACAATGGGACCTGAAAAGACTCTCGAGCACTGAACAGAGTGGTGAGTTTTATTAAAtggtttcttctctttccagtcTGCTGGAGCTTTCTAATATCCTGcttgcaggcacagcagcccgATGATTTGTCTTTTCCCTGCAGCTTGTTGCATTCTTCACCAGGCTTTCCCGACCGCAGGTTTCTATCAGTAGCCTTTCCCACCAAGACTCCAGGTCAGTTTGCTGACATTTGTCACAGGGCTGGTTCAGTGCTGATTTGCTTTCATGAGAGATTAAAACCACAAAGCTGTGAAACCAAACAACGGGCTAAAAATCAGCCAAAATCCAATACAATTATAAAATGGCAGATGACTCTAGGTTTCCAGATGTGGACACTGATGGGTcagaaaaaagtgaagaaatggAGATTGTAGTCAATGTCGGTGGGGTAAGGCAGGTGTTCTACGGCGATAACCTGAATCAGTACCCAGAAACACGGCTGGCAGAGCTGGTCAATTGTTTATCGGGGGGATACGATAGCATATTCTCCCTCTGTGATGACTATGATCCTGGAAAGAGAGAGTTTTACTTTGACAGAGATCCGGATGCTTTCAAATGCATTATTGACGTATACTACTTTGGGGAAATTCACATGAAGAAAGGAATATGCCCCATATGTTTCAAGAATGAAATGGAATTTTGGAAGGTGGATCTGAATTTTTTGGATGACTGCTGCAAAGCTCACCTAagtgaaaaaaaggaggaacTGGAAGAAATAGCCCGAAGGGTGCAACTTATTCTGGATGACTTGGGAGTAGATGCCTCAGAAAGTCGCTGGAAAAGGTGCCAAAAATGCATCTGGAAATTTCTGGAGAAGCCGGAATCGTCCTATCCAGCTAGAGTGATTGCTGTACTGtcctttctgtttattttgatCTCCTCTGTTGTGATGTGTGTGGGGACCATCCCAGACTTGCAGGTGGTAGATGCAGAGGGGAACCGTATGGAGCACCCGACCCTGGACAGCATCGAGACCGCCTGCATAGGGTGGTTTACCATGGAGTATGTGCTGAGGCTGATCGCCTCTCCCAACAAACTCCACTTTGCCCTTTCTTTCATGAACATTGTCGATGTGCTAGCAATACTTCCTTTCTACATCAGCCTGACCTTGACCCACTTGGGAGCCAAGCTAATGGAGCTGAGCAATGTCCAGCAGGCCGTCCAGGCACTGCGCATCATGAGGATCGCAAGGATTTTCAAGCTTGCACGGCATTCCTCAGGGCTCCAGACCCTAACCTATGCCCTGAAACGCAGCTTTAAGGAGCTTGGGCTGCTCCTCATGTACTTAGCTGTTGGAATCTTTGTCTTTTCTGCCCTAGGTTATACCATGGAACAAAGTCACCCCgaaactttatttaaaagcatCCCTCAATCATTTTGGTGGGCAATCATTACCATGACCACAGTTGGATATGGAGACATTTACCCCAAAACAACTCTAGGAAAACTGAATGCTGCCATCAGTTTTCTTTGTGGAGTGATAGCGATCGCCctccccatccatcccatcaTTAACAACTTTGTCAGGTATTACAACAAACAGAGAGTTTTAGAAACAGCTGCCAAACATGAATTGGAGCTGATGGAACTAAACTCTGCTGAGGGGAAAGCCACAGGCTCCAGAAGCGAACTAGAGGATCTTTCAAGGGAAGGCAAAGATGATCCTTTTTATAGCAGCCGGATAAAAGTCTCCCACAGTGACACCTTTATTCATCTCCtgtcagaagagaaaaactaTAGGACCAGGCTTCAAAGCTGCAAATAAACTGTGAGCTGTTGTCAGCGCTCAGCTACAGATCGGGACAACCTGACAATCAGCTATGGAAGGGACTCGCAGATCTGTCGGAGTTGGGAGGGAgcactgctttgcttttccaacATGAATATAAATTAACCCCATGGCTTCTCCATCAGCAGTTGGTAAGACTTTACCGTTATTAACCCAAATAAAATAGTAGGACTCCACTGAGATCAGACTGCTTATATTGAGTGTGTTCtgacaaaaaaatctgtaacCATTTCAGAGACTGAAAAGTCCTTCCTGATCCATAAATGTTCAATGACCCGAATGTGCAACATTGCCACATCAGAACTTTGTACCTGTGACAATAAAGAGCAGCATCACACAGATTGTGTCTTCCAGACTCTCTTCAATGCCTTTGCAGCTAGGGGTACTGCTCctttagaaaattaaatcagcCTCTCACTTGTATTAGATTCAGGCTTACAGCAGAATGCTACAAGCAGTTTGAGCCTAGACATACTGAAAGTATCGGCATATACTGTGTACAGAATATTAGAGTGAATAAATGGCTTCATTTTGTAAAATGTGCTTTGAGGTCAATCAATTTTTTGGTTAGGTTTCTGTTCCTCTTTCCAGAAAAAGTGTCATTTTCAATGGGACATGAAACTATATTTTGAGCAGAGATGCAGAACAGACTCAATGTATTTTAAGgagcaaatttaaaaatatttgttctagCTGTTAATTACAGCATGGTTTATATATGCAAGGATCTTTCAGGAAGGATATATAATTAagtagctttttaaaattataggTTAAATCATGGTATCTTTAATTCTCTACTAAATCAAGGGAAGTTAAATTGAGTAATTCTAAATAGGAAACTCTAACTCTTTGAAAGTAAATGCGCAGAAAGTTTCAGTAAAAATAGTATAGTCTCCAGTTGATTTATAGTAAAAATATCTAGCTGAATAAACATATTATTTggtcattttaaaaaataacatatcCTTCCCCTACAACAACTACATGACTTTGTAAATGTTAGTTTACAGAAGTAGTAGGCACTAATCATTATCTTCTTCATTAATTAATATACTAATTAATCAACATCAGTGTGTAGATACTATCCTTTCCAAAAGTAAGTGCCATCTACATAAGTCTAAATTTGGTTGGTGTAAAACTGTGTGTGTAACAGGTCAGAGAAATCCATTGAAACTAGGGGTTATGTCAGCTTGGAGGGAAGTTGAGCACTGGCTCAATATTTACATTCATTAGAAGTAGGACCCAGATGTTTAAAGGGCTAGAGTAGCTGTCTTTGTTTGTTCCCTTTTGTGCTGAGCAGCCCCTTGCCCAGGTGAAGTGCAGCAACATGAGCCATGACCTATCCCTCGGCCCCTCTTGCCCAAGATCCCCCTGCAGGTCTTTGGTTCTTATTTCCTGGGATGGGGGCAAGCAGTGGGCCTGTGGCATCCAGCCCAAAGGAGCAGTGACTGGAGGGGCACAGAGCTGAGGGATGGGCTCTGTGCTCTTTTCTGGCACCTTGTTTGTCCCTGTTCCTTGGCAGAGTGCTATgtgtctgctgtgctgctgggggcgGGGAGCAGTGGTGGCACGTAGGGGCTGGGCAGGTGTGCAGTGAAGGGCAGCTACTCCTCAGGAACATCACCCACCCTGTACCTCTCCTAGCATGGAAATCAGCCCCTGCTTCCCTAGGTTGAAGGCCTTTCCCAACATTATCCCTCACACCTCAAGTTACTCATCTCCAGGGACACCTACTTGGTGTCCCCAtaccccagccctgtgcctgaCCGAATGTCCTTTTCCCCAACCTTTTACCATGTCCTTCCCTACATACCTCCATCCAGTAAGATCATTCAAACAATGTTGAAAAGTTTCTGTACCCAAATCCTTCCACCAGCGTTTGTCCCAAATTCCCTCCCACCTCAGACCAACAGCCACTCTAAGTACCTCCTCAGTTCAAGCACCCCTTCCTTCCATCCTCCTCTCCACATCCCAGCTCTTAGCCTCTAGAACTGCTCTCTCACTCTGTCTCATCTGCTGAGACTAGTTCCTTGCTTgccagcagcctcagctcctctccctggctgcctggCCAGGACCATAGCTGGCTCTCTCCTTAGGGATAGGATCGTGTCCCTTGCACTGCTTCAGACTTCCAGGTTACAAGTACGGGCTGCAAACCAGCAAATATTGACTCGGCTGGCGTGCTGACGGTGGGAGAAGAGGGAAACTAACAAGGCTGTGTGAGTCCAGCCTTATCTATCAGCAGGAATATTAAATGCTTCTGACTTCCCTTGTGACATGCAGAGCATAGCTGAGAGTGAATTAAGTTagcaaaagcattttcctgAATGAGGAAAGCACTGTGTTAATGCTAAGTAATATGGTTTAGCACTGCAAGTGCTAAATCCTCACTGCCGTGCTTTGTGATTTATTTAACCtgacattaaataaaaaataagccTCTTTTATCAGAAATAAGTTTATGGGCTAATTTCTCCAATAAGTTATGCCTTTGAGCACTGGGCTCTGCCTATGCTCTCAGTGTGGAAAGAGCTTTGAGACGACCTTGGTGCTGCTCTAGCCCAGACAGGTCTCAGTGTGTCTTGCTGTACTAGGGCCCTTGTTGGATTTGTTGCTATAAGTTACgtgtttttaaaaggctgtgtGTGGGCAGTACAGATTTCTGCCTATTTGCCTTGCTCATAGTGCAAGGAaaacctgcaggagcagggggagacATGGGCAGTGGTAGAAGGACAGGGCAGGCTGGCAGCACATGGTGAgactggagaggagcagggggtCTTGAGCACATAATCCTGATGGTGCAAAATGAGGCTTTCTGGGTCCTTGGGGAGACACCTCTTGCAGATCATGAAACTGCCATAAACCACTGGCTTTGAAATCAGGGCTGAACAGAAGGCTCTGCTCCTTAAACAATGGAGGGATCTaggggttgtttgttttctattgTTTTAATATTCTACACAacccagcagagctgatttTCCTTTATTGTAAGGTAATGAGAGGTAGGTAATTTCTAAAAACAGATAAggattttaaaatctggaagtcttggaggtgggaagggaggaTTAGAGCAGCCCTCTCTCAGAGAGTAGGAAACACAGTCTAAAGGCTCTGGCATCCCCACTCTTTGACACAGAACTTTCTCAAGTCCAAAGTCAGGACAAGCTCTGAAATCTTTCCAAAGGGAAACTGCAGCATGCTTGTTGCCGGTTTCATTTCTGTGCCCTGAGTGAAGTGGGCACATGCTGCACCACTCAGCCCCAGTGCTTTCCCCACATCCAGCTCTTCCCAAGCACTTTGTGGGCGCTTTGCCTGAGTCTATGCAATTAAATTAATGAATGCAAGGCATTCCAAGTGAGTGCATCTCCAGACACACTCTGTAGCACAACTGTCTCTCCGGGGAGGCCTGTCCCCACTGTTTAATACCCTTCACCTGGGAACCAGGACTGGGATAGCCAGGATACATCTGAGtgcagaaaaatctgaaaaaaccACCTGGATCTCTCCTTACACTTGATACACAAGGACTCTACTTTGGACTCACAGGTGTATGAAGGAAAGGGGTCACTGTTTCCACAGGAAATT contains:
- the KCNF1 gene encoding potassium voltage-gated channel subfamily F member 1, which encodes MADDSRFPDVDTDGSEKSEEMEIVVNVGGVRQVFYGDNLNQYPETRLAELVNCLSGGYDSIFSLCDDYDPGKREFYFDRDPDAFKCIIDVYYFGEIHMKKGICPICFKNEMEFWKVDLNFLDDCCKAHLSEKKEELEEIARRVQLILDDLGVDASESRWKRCQKCIWKFLEKPESSYPARVIAVLSFLFILISSVVMCVGTIPDLQVVDAEGNRMEHPTLDSIETACIGWFTMEYVLRLIASPNKLHFALSFMNIVDVLAILPFYISLTLTHLGAKLMELSNVQQAVQALRIMRIARIFKLARHSSGLQTLTYALKRSFKELGLLLMYLAVGIFVFSALGYTMEQSHPETLFKSIPQSFWWAIITMTTVGYGDIYPKTTLGKLNAAISFLCGVIAIALPIHPIINNFVRYYNKQRVLETAAKHELELMELNSAEGKATGSRSELEDLSREGKDDPFYSSRIKVSHSDTFIHLLSEEKNYRTRLQSCK